Proteins from a single region of Ignavibacteria bacterium:
- a CDS encoding T9SS type A sorting domain-containing protein, which yields TQNYPNPFNPTTTIRFEIPVGAIHELPLQTTLKIYNVLGQEVATLLNNETMEEGMHEIQFDASGLSSGIYFYRLHAGTFLETKKMILVK from the coding sequence ACACAAAACTATCCAAATCCGTTTAATCCGACAACAACGATTAGATTTGAAATTCCCGTAGGGGCAATTCATGAATTGCCCTTACAAACAACGTTGAAAATCTACAACGTTCTCGGTCAAGAAGTTGCAACGCTTTTAAACAATGAAACGATGGAAGAAGGAATGCACGAAATTCAATTCGATGCGAGCGGATTATCAAGCGGCATATATTTCTATCGCTTACACGCCGGAACATTCTTGGAAACAAAGAAAATGATACTCGTGAAGTAG